A single Rhopalosiphum padi isolate XX-2018 chromosome 4, ASM2088224v1, whole genome shotgun sequence DNA region contains:
- the LOC132930478 gene encoding zinc finger protein 716-like isoform X3: protein MDFDVRHMQRRRTITIIKDVQKMKKKKKKIKQLTKNEILSNYSADNALKHNTQLITTSPKKITASCDEYLNFDKTGDEFSTHISIANVSEVEKGLTLKRKLKEKKKNKMGDKKKIKNNKKNKKIKASLKTNKFYTETCDEINKNLSKDIIGATNLTKDELTTCISISNVSERGNIQLTLKKHKKKMRDKKKVHDNNNFDNNKALSKTETNQNTLSNEDCKVDFHLNEFKKKANKDKTVTNINTNINSINEEEYTRLKRIIKKIKKEKKKKKNLQVQLINNLENENDAIHSKKRVQSKKNMCSKMLLDLNEPFQKNLNYLADTSLCTDYGNALLKSQSKKIKKKFKKSKIATKEETETSKDKTKHKNHKKMKYLNKVITEDYSKEINMDTAIINNTYNSRISKIHENPPKILQKLLKRKKKKALKVTDYAETMSQKKSNKHKGQTFDKEYSENNYTCSMDMDKETYNSNVHDVSENSKRNLEIVVTGDNHTLKYRSITNTDLYFSPYYSKELKNTNSVHSHENVHIRKLPLVCNVCFKTFISKSKLSIHKRTHTGEKPYACNVCGRSFAKNSSLVVHYRTHTGEKPYACEVCGRSFTIHKTLAEHKRTHTGEKPYACNVCGRSFTIHKTLAEHKRTHTGEKPYACEVCGRSFTIHKTLVVHKRTHTGEKPYACEVCGRSFTIHKTLAEHKRTHTGEKPYACEVCGRSFTIHKTLADHKRTHTGEKPYACEVCGRSFTIHKTLADHKRTHTGEKPYACGHCEKKFSRSSNCRRHTRIMHIQCF, encoded by the exons ATTATAAAAGATGTACAAAAAatgaagaagaaaaagaaaaaaatcaag cagttaactaaaaatgaaattttatctaattattcTGCGGACAATGCATTGAAacataat actcAGCTAATCACCACATCACCAAAAAAAATCACAGCATCCTGTGAcgaatatttgaattttgacaAAACAGGAG atgaaTTTTCAACTCATATTTCTATTGCAAATGTTTCAGAAGTAGAAAAAGGATTGACATT aaaaagaaaattaaaagaaaaaaagaagaatAAAATGGGAGATAAAAAGaaa ataaaaaataataaaaaaaataaaaaaataaaagcttcATTAAAGACAAATAAGTTTTATACTGAGACGTGTGATGAAATTAACAAGAATTTAAGTAAAGACATAATAGGCGCTACCAATTTAACCAAAG atgaATTGACAACTTGTATTTCTATTTCTAATGTTTCAGAAAGAGGTAACATACAATTAACATT AAAAaaacataagaaaaaaatgagagataaaaaaaag gtacacgataataataattttgacaacAATAAAGCTTTATCAAAGACAGAAACAAATCAAAATACTCTATCAAACGAAGACTGTAAAGTGGATTTTCATTTGAATGAATTCAAGAAAAAAGCTAATAAAG ATAAAACTGTTACtaacattaatacaaatattaattctataaatgAAGAGGAGTATAcaag gtTGAAaaggataataaaaaaaattaaaaaggaaaaaaaaaagaaaaaaaatctacag gttcaacttataaataatttagaaaatgaaAATGACGCAATTCATTCAAAGAAGAGagttcaaagtaaaaaaaatatgtgctcTAAAATGCTTTTGGATTTAAATGAACCCTTCCAaaaaaatctcaatt ATTTGGCTGATACTTCCTTGTGTACAGACTATGGTAATGcttt attaaaaagtcaatcaaaaaaaatcaaaaaaaaatttaaaaaatctaag ATTGCAACTAAAGAAGAAACTGAGACGTCAAAAGATaaaactaaacataaaaatcataaaaaaatgaaatacttgaataaagtaataactgaAGATTATTCAAAAGAAATAAACATGG ATACTGCTATAATCAACAATACTTATAATTCAAGAATTTCAAAAATTCACGAGAATCCGCCCAAAAT attacaaaaattattaaagaggAAGAAGAAGAAAGCTTTaaag gtcACGGATTATGCAGAAACAATGTCACAGAAAAAATCGAACAAACATAAAGGACAGACGTTTGATAAGGAATATTCGGAAAACAATTACACTTGCTCAATGGACATGGATAAGGAGACATACAATAGTAACGTTCATGATGTAAGTGAAAACAGCAAAAGAAATCTTGAAATTGTCGTTACTGGGGACAATCACACATTAAAATATCGCTCCATAACCAACACAGATTTGTATTTCAGTCCATATTATAGTAAAGAGTTAAAGAATACTAACAGCGTACACAGTCACGAAAATGTTCATATTAGAAAACTACCTCTTGTGTGCAACGTTTGCTTTAAAACATTTATCAGCAAATCtaaattaagtatacataaaagAACGCACACCGGTGAAAAACCATATGCGTGCAATGTTTGTGGACGATCATTTGCAAAAAATTCATCTTTGGTTGTTCATTATAGAACTCACACCGGTGAAAAACCATATGCGTGCGAAGTTTGCGGACGATCATTTACGATACATAAAACTTTGGCTGAACACAAAAGAACGCACACCGGTGAAAAACCATATGCGTGTAACGTTTGTGGACGATCATTTACGATACATAAAACTTTGGCTGAACACAAAAGAACGCACACCGGTGAAAAACCATATGCGTGCGAAGTTTGCGGACGATCATTTACGATACATAAAACTTTGGTTGTACACAAAAGAACGCACACCGGTGAAAAACCATACGCGTGCGAAGTTTGCGGACGATCATTTACGATACATAAAACTTTGGCTGAACACAAAAGAACGCACACCGGTGAAAAACCATATGCGTGCGAAGTTTGCGGACGATCATTTACGATACATAAAACTTTGGCTGATCACAAAAGAACGCACACCGGTGAAAAACCATATGCGTGCGAAGTTTGCGGACGATCATTTACGATACATAAAACTTTGGCTGATCACAAAAGAACGCACACCGGTGAAAAACCATATGCATGTGGCCATTGTGAAAAAAAGTTCTCAAGAAGCTCTAATTGTCGAAGACATACACGAATAATGCATAtccaatgtttttaa
- the LOC132930478 gene encoding zinc finger protein 716-like isoform X2, translated as MDFDVRHMQRRRTITIIKDVQKMKKKKKKIKLTKNEILSNYSADNALKHNTQLITTSPKKITASCDEYLNFDKTGGTDLLKDEFSTHISIANVSEVEKGLTLKRKLKEKKKNKMGDKKKIKNNKKNKKIKASLKTNKFYTETCDEINKNLSKDIIGATNLTKDELTTCISISNVSERGNIQLTLKKHKKKMRDKKKVHDNNNFDNNKALSKTETNQNTLSNEDCKVDFHLNEFKKKANKDKTVTNINTNINSINEEEYTRLKRIIKKIKKEKKKKKNLQVQLINNLENENDAIHSKKRVQSKKNMCSKMLLDLNEPFQKNLNYLADTSLCTDYGNALLKSQSKKIKKKFKKSKIATKEETETSKDKTKHKNHKKMKYLNKVITEDYSKEINMDTAIINNTYNSRISKIHENPPKILQKLLKRKKKKALKVTDYAETMSQKKSNKHKGQTFDKEYSENNYTCSMDMDKETYNSNVHDVSENSKRNLEIVVTGDNHTLKYRSITNTDLYFSPYYSKELKNTNSVHSHENVHIRKLPLVCNVCFKTFISKSKLSIHKRTHTGEKPYACNVCGRSFAKNSSLVVHYRTHTGEKPYACEVCGRSFTIHKTLAEHKRTHTGEKPYACNVCGRSFTIHKTLAEHKRTHTGEKPYACEVCGRSFTIHKTLVVHKRTHTGEKPYACEVCGRSFTIHKTLAEHKRTHTGEKPYACEVCGRSFTIHKTLADHKRTHTGEKPYACEVCGRSFTIHKTLADHKRTHTGEKPYACGHCEKKFSRSSNCRRHTRIMHIQCF; from the exons ATTATAAAAGATGTACAAAAAatgaagaagaaaaagaaaaaaatcaag ttaactaaaaatgaaattttatctaattattcTGCGGACAATGCATTGAAacataat actcAGCTAATCACCACATCACCAAAAAAAATCACAGCATCCTGTGAcgaatatttgaattttgacaAAACAGGAGGTACCGATTTACTGAAAG atgaaTTTTCAACTCATATTTCTATTGCAAATGTTTCAGAAGTAGAAAAAGGATTGACATT aaaaagaaaattaaaagaaaaaaagaagaatAAAATGGGAGATAAAAAGaaa ataaaaaataataaaaaaaataaaaaaataaaagcttcATTAAAGACAAATAAGTTTTATACTGAGACGTGTGATGAAATTAACAAGAATTTAAGTAAAGACATAATAGGCGCTACCAATTTAACCAAAG atgaATTGACAACTTGTATTTCTATTTCTAATGTTTCAGAAAGAGGTAACATACAATTAACATT AAAAaaacataagaaaaaaatgagagataaaaaaaag gtacacgataataataattttgacaacAATAAAGCTTTATCAAAGACAGAAACAAATCAAAATACTCTATCAAACGAAGACTGTAAAGTGGATTTTCATTTGAATGAATTCAAGAAAAAAGCTAATAAAG ATAAAACTGTTACtaacattaatacaaatattaattctataaatgAAGAGGAGTATAcaag gtTGAAaaggataataaaaaaaattaaaaaggaaaaaaaaaagaaaaaaaatctacag gttcaacttataaataatttagaaaatgaaAATGACGCAATTCATTCAAAGAAGAGagttcaaagtaaaaaaaatatgtgctcTAAAATGCTTTTGGATTTAAATGAACCCTTCCAaaaaaatctcaatt ATTTGGCTGATACTTCCTTGTGTACAGACTATGGTAATGcttt attaaaaagtcaatcaaaaaaaatcaaaaaaaaatttaaaaaatctaag ATTGCAACTAAAGAAGAAACTGAGACGTCAAAAGATaaaactaaacataaaaatcataaaaaaatgaaatacttgaataaagtaataactgaAGATTATTCAAAAGAAATAAACATGG ATACTGCTATAATCAACAATACTTATAATTCAAGAATTTCAAAAATTCACGAGAATCCGCCCAAAAT attacaaaaattattaaagaggAAGAAGAAGAAAGCTTTaaag gtcACGGATTATGCAGAAACAATGTCACAGAAAAAATCGAACAAACATAAAGGACAGACGTTTGATAAGGAATATTCGGAAAACAATTACACTTGCTCAATGGACATGGATAAGGAGACATACAATAGTAACGTTCATGATGTAAGTGAAAACAGCAAAAGAAATCTTGAAATTGTCGTTACTGGGGACAATCACACATTAAAATATCGCTCCATAACCAACACAGATTTGTATTTCAGTCCATATTATAGTAAAGAGTTAAAGAATACTAACAGCGTACACAGTCACGAAAATGTTCATATTAGAAAACTACCTCTTGTGTGCAACGTTTGCTTTAAAACATTTATCAGCAAATCtaaattaagtatacataaaagAACGCACACCGGTGAAAAACCATATGCGTGCAATGTTTGTGGACGATCATTTGCAAAAAATTCATCTTTGGTTGTTCATTATAGAACTCACACCGGTGAAAAACCATATGCGTGCGAAGTTTGCGGACGATCATTTACGATACATAAAACTTTGGCTGAACACAAAAGAACGCACACCGGTGAAAAACCATATGCGTGTAACGTTTGTGGACGATCATTTACGATACATAAAACTTTGGCTGAACACAAAAGAACGCACACCGGTGAAAAACCATATGCGTGCGAAGTTTGCGGACGATCATTTACGATACATAAAACTTTGGTTGTACACAAAAGAACGCACACCGGTGAAAAACCATACGCGTGCGAAGTTTGCGGACGATCATTTACGATACATAAAACTTTGGCTGAACACAAAAGAACGCACACCGGTGAAAAACCATATGCGTGCGAAGTTTGCGGACGATCATTTACGATACATAAAACTTTGGCTGATCACAAAAGAACGCACACCGGTGAAAAACCATATGCGTGCGAAGTTTGCGGACGATCATTTACGATACATAAAACTTTGGCTGATCACAAAAGAACGCACACCGGTGAAAAACCATATGCATGTGGCCATTGTGAAAAAAAGTTCTCAAGAAGCTCTAATTGTCGAAGACATACACGAATAATGCATAtccaatgtttttaa